The following are encoded together in the Desulfococcus multivorans genome:
- a CDS encoding GAF domain-containing protein, whose amino-acid sequence MTAKKDYFKTFCKISKAIGSTLKREDLLDLIVASAIETMDAKAASLFLEDKKKDVFVSVCQRGLSESYLHSDPYRMQKMSDELMKNGYLAFEDVATDERIQNRQAKIDEGISSILVVPVRVEGKNIGVLSLYTADARRFSPDEIEFLGALAEQGGVAIQNSRLLRRITRNSYLFHDLADSINSTNLDIKQILHIMTADIAEAFEMKGVIIRLLNKDTNTLDIVASYGFSEEFLNKGPVHPDKSITQALKGETVVIRNAADDERIEYRDAMKTEGIVSMLVVPIQAGGEIIGVMRLCTEEEREFSEDMIVLVEALAHQGGLAIQNASLYLSLQEDKSNLEKDIWSHRQWF is encoded by the coding sequence ATGACTGCTAAAAAAGACTATTTCAAGACCTTCTGCAAGATCAGCAAGGCCATTGGGTCGACGCTGAAGCGGGAGGATCTGCTCGACCTGATTGTCGCAAGCGCCATCGAAACCATGGACGCCAAAGCGGCCAGCCTTTTCCTGGAGGACAAGAAGAAAGATGTATTCGTATCGGTATGTCAGAGAGGCCTTTCTGAAAGCTATCTTCACTCGGACCCTTACCGCATGCAGAAGATGAGTGACGAGCTGATGAAAAACGGCTATCTCGCTTTCGAGGATGTCGCCACGGACGAGCGCATCCAGAACCGCCAGGCCAAGATCGATGAGGGTATCTCCTCGATTCTGGTGGTGCCGGTCCGGGTCGAGGGAAAAAACATCGGGGTGCTTTCCCTGTACACCGCCGACGCCAGGCGTTTTTCGCCGGATGAAATCGAATTTCTGGGGGCCCTGGCCGAGCAGGGCGGCGTAGCGATCCAGAATTCCCGACTGCTCAGGCGGATCACCCGGAACAGCTACCTTTTCCATGACCTGGCCGACAGCATCAATTCCACGAACCTGGACATCAAACAGATTCTTCACATCATGACGGCCGATATCGCGGAGGCCTTCGAGATGAAAGGGGTTATTATCCGGCTGTTGAACAAGGATACGAATACCCTTGACATCGTCGCCAGCTACGGCTTCAGCGAGGAATTCCTCAACAAGGGGCCGGTCCATCCGGACAAGAGCATCACCCAGGCCCTCAAAGGAGAGACCGTAGTCATTCGGAACGCCGCCGACGACGAGCGGATCGAGTACAGGGATGCCATGAAAACGGAGGGGATCGTCTCGATGCTCGTGGTGCCGATCCAGGCGGGAGGGGAGATTATCGGGGTAATGCGTCTCTGCACCGAAGAGGAGCGGGAATTCAGCGAAGACATGATCGTCCTGGTGGAGGCTCTCGCACATCAGGGCGGCCTCGCCATCCAGAACGCCTCGCTCTATCTGTCGTTGCAGGAGGACAAAAGCAATCTGGAGAAGGACATCTGGAGCCACCGACAGTGGTTTTAG
- a CDS encoding MaoC family dehydratase, producing the protein MTGKTIGEIQIGDTAEFAKTVSETDIYLYAGITGDFNPAHINAAYAEKTFFKARIAHGMLTAGFISTILGTFLPGPGTIYLKQDLRFLAPVRIGDTITARVEVTGKMDDKNKVTFRTICTNQDGTMVLDGEALVSPPKAPR; encoded by the coding sequence ATGACGGGGAAGACCATCGGTGAGATTCAGATCGGCGATACCGCGGAATTCGCCAAGACCGTTTCAGAGACGGATATCTATCTGTATGCCGGCATTACCGGGGATTTCAATCCGGCCCACATCAATGCCGCTTACGCGGAGAAAACCTTTTTCAAGGCCCGGATTGCCCACGGCATGCTCACGGCCGGGTTCATTTCCACCATTCTGGGTACGTTTCTGCCCGGCCCGGGAACCATTTATCTCAAGCAGGATCTGAGGTTTCTGGCACCTGTGCGCATCGGCGACACCATCACGGCCCGGGTGGAGGTCACCGGGAAAATGGATGATAAGAACAAGGTCACTTTCAGAACCATTTGCACCAACCAGGACGGCACCATGGTTCTCGACGGAGAGGCGTTGGTGAGCCCCCCCAAGGCGCCGCGATAA
- the polA gene encoding DNA polymerase I: MTHRPTLYLIDGSAYVYRAFHAIRTGLTNAGGLPTNAAFGFTRILTKMMAEKDPRYMAVCFDMKGPTFRNEIYADYKANRPPMPENLVVQLPYIKAIVRGFRIPLLEVEGYEADDLIGTLARRGEAAGFTVIIVTGDKDFLQLITENTAVWDPMKDVFTDLPALRKKFGVEPPQLIDVMGLSGDTSDNIPGVPGIGPKTALDLIRSFGTMDGLYRDIDAVTRKKQHENLVKFKEQAYVSRDLVAIRTDAPVRFEPAALKRAEPDLKALSALFKELEFQELHRTYADVEAASPKSYAAVLDEKTLGDLAKRLGESRRFALDTETTALDPMRAKLVGLSFALKENEAFYIPVGHRYLGAPRQIPLKQVIEALRPALENPEIQKIGQNIKYDWTVLNRSGIRLTGVSFDTMVASYLIEPSKRAHSLDRIALDYLDHKTTTYEEVAGKGKSQVGFEEVLVEKAVPYACEDADLTLAAYALLSEKLKSLGLVRLMETVEMPLIPVLKDMEMRGICVDREKLIALSKRFQDQLDTLEDEIYVLAGERFNINSPQQLGEILFQKLNLPVQKKTKKKTAYSTDMEVLTSLAERHELPALILKHRTLAKLKSTYADALVEMIHPESGRIHTSYNQTVTATGRLSSSEPNLQNIPIRGEEGIEIRKAFIPRKGWVLLAADYSQIELRLLAHYSGDAGLIQAFVEGEDIHSRTAAEIFQVFPQMITSELRRQAKTINFGIIYGMGAFSLSKELGISRKMAQTYIDHYFARYKGVKTFIDNAVETAEKTGMTSTLLGRIRQIPEIRSPNRNLRGFAERTAVNTPIQGTAADLIKLAMIRIDGIFKEKKLESAMLLTVHDELVFEVAPDELDTVRDLVRETMENVWPDLKVPLKVNIDIGKNWAEAH; the protein is encoded by the coding sequence ATGACCCATCGCCCCACACTCTACCTCATCGACGGCAGCGCCTACGTCTATCGAGCGTTCCACGCCATCCGAACCGGACTGACCAACGCCGGGGGACTTCCCACCAACGCCGCCTTCGGATTCACCAGAATCCTGACGAAGATGATGGCGGAAAAGGATCCCCGGTACATGGCCGTATGCTTCGACATGAAAGGCCCCACATTCAGGAACGAGATCTACGCGGACTACAAGGCCAACCGGCCGCCCATGCCGGAAAACCTGGTGGTGCAGCTGCCCTACATCAAGGCCATCGTCCGGGGATTCCGGATCCCCTTGCTCGAGGTGGAGGGATACGAGGCGGACGATCTCATCGGCACCCTGGCCCGCCGGGGGGAGGCGGCCGGATTCACCGTGATCATCGTCACCGGCGACAAGGACTTCCTTCAACTCATCACCGAAAACACCGCTGTATGGGATCCCATGAAGGACGTTTTCACCGATCTTCCGGCACTGCGGAAAAAATTCGGGGTCGAACCGCCGCAGCTGATCGACGTGATGGGACTCTCGGGAGACACCTCGGACAACATCCCCGGCGTTCCGGGCATCGGCCCCAAGACGGCGCTGGACCTGATCAGGAGTTTCGGCACCATGGACGGCCTCTACCGCGACATCGACGCCGTCACCCGAAAAAAGCAGCATGAAAACCTGGTTAAATTCAAGGAACAGGCCTATGTCAGCCGAGATCTCGTCGCCATCCGGACCGACGCGCCGGTCCGATTCGAGCCTGCGGCCCTCAAACGCGCCGAACCCGACCTCAAAGCCCTGTCCGCACTCTTCAAGGAGTTGGAATTCCAGGAGCTTCATCGGACCTATGCCGACGTAGAAGCGGCGTCGCCCAAATCCTATGCCGCCGTCCTCGATGAAAAGACCCTGGGCGATCTTGCCAAGCGTCTCGGCGAAAGCCGACGTTTCGCCCTGGACACCGAAACCACGGCCCTCGACCCCATGCGGGCCAAACTGGTGGGACTCTCCTTCGCGCTGAAGGAAAATGAGGCCTTCTACATCCCCGTTGGCCACCGATACCTTGGCGCACCCCGCCAGATTCCTTTGAAACAGGTCATCGAGGCGCTTCGGCCGGCCCTCGAAAACCCGGAGATTCAGAAGATCGGACAAAACATCAAATATGACTGGACGGTGCTGAATCGATCCGGCATTCGCCTTACCGGCGTATCCTTCGACACCATGGTGGCTTCATACCTCATCGAGCCGTCCAAGCGGGCCCACAGCCTCGACCGCATCGCCCTCGATTACCTCGATCACAAGACCACTACCTACGAAGAGGTTGCCGGCAAGGGCAAATCCCAGGTGGGCTTCGAGGAAGTTCTCGTCGAAAAGGCCGTTCCCTATGCCTGCGAGGATGCGGATCTGACCCTGGCCGCATACGCCCTTCTGAGCGAAAAACTGAAATCCCTCGGTCTGGTCCGGCTGATGGAAACCGTGGAAATGCCCCTCATTCCCGTCCTGAAAGACATGGAGATGCGGGGGATCTGCGTCGATCGGGAAAAACTGATCGCACTTTCCAAACGTTTTCAAGACCAGCTCGACACCCTCGAAGACGAAATTTACGTGCTGGCCGGAGAACGCTTCAACATCAACTCCCCCCAACAGCTGGGCGAGATCCTTTTCCAGAAACTCAACCTGCCGGTCCAGAAAAAAACCAAAAAGAAAACCGCGTATTCCACGGATATGGAGGTGCTGACATCCCTGGCAGAACGGCACGAGCTGCCGGCGCTGATCCTGAAGCATCGCACCCTGGCCAAATTGAAATCGACCTACGCCGATGCGCTGGTGGAGATGATCCATCCCGAGAGCGGCAGGATCCACACCTCCTACAACCAGACCGTAACCGCCACCGGACGCCTCAGCAGCTCCGAGCCCAACCTCCAGAACATCCCCATCCGCGGCGAGGAGGGCATCGAGATCCGGAAAGCCTTCATCCCCCGAAAAGGTTGGGTACTGCTGGCGGCCGACTATTCCCAGATCGAACTGCGCCTGTTGGCCCACTATTCCGGCGACGCAGGCCTCATCCAGGCATTTGTGGAAGGTGAGGATATCCACAGCCGGACTGCCGCTGAGATCTTCCAGGTCTTTCCCCAGATGATCACCTCCGAACTGCGGCGCCAGGCCAAAACCATCAACTTCGGCATCATATACGGCATGGGAGCCTTCAGCCTGTCGAAGGAGCTGGGCATCAGCCGAAAAATGGCCCAAACCTACATCGACCACTATTTCGCCCGGTACAAAGGCGTCAAAACCTTTATCGACAATGCCGTCGAAACCGCTGAAAAAACGGGCATGACCAGCACGCTTCTGGGCCGCATCCGTCAGATCCCCGAAATCCGAAGCCCCAACCGGAATCTTCGGGGATTCGCCGAAAGAACCGCCGTCAACACACCGATACAAGGAACGGCCGCGGACCTGATCAAGCTGGCCATGATCCGGATCGACGGCATCTTCAAGGAAAAAAAACTCGAATCCGCCATGTTGCTCACCGTTCACGACGAACTCGTCTTCGAGGTGGCGCCCGACGAACTGGATACGGTCCGCGACCTGGTCCGGGAAACCATGGAGAATGTCTGGCCGGATTTGAAGGTTCCCCTGAAAGTCAACATCGACATCGGGAAAAACTGGGCCGAGGCTCACTGA
- a CDS encoding CoA-binding protein, with the protein MGNGEILTEYRQIRVVLAEAATIAVLGVSPKSDRDSHQVARYLKDAGYRILPVRPAQKEILGEKAYRCLNDIDTAVDVVDAFRTPAQITDHVPEIIRLRPRVFWMQLGIENHRAAKVLTAAGIDVVMNRCIKTDHENLFKKNIIV; encoded by the coding sequence TTGGGAAACGGCGAAATTCTGACGGAATATCGGCAGATCCGGGTCGTGCTGGCAGAGGCGGCGACCATCGCGGTTCTGGGCGTCAGCCCGAAATCGGATCGGGACTCCCATCAGGTGGCCCGATATCTGAAGGATGCCGGCTACCGTATCCTGCCGGTGAGGCCGGCACAGAAGGAAATCCTGGGCGAAAAGGCATACCGGTGTCTGAACGACATCGATACGGCCGTCGACGTTGTGGACGCGTTTCGCACCCCGGCGCAGATTACGGACCACGTGCCCGAGATCATTCGCCTCCGCCCCAGGGTCTTCTGGATGCAACTGGGCATCGAAAATCATCGAGCGGCGAAGGTGTTGACGGCAGCGGGGATCGACGTGGTCATGAACCGATGCATCAAGACGGATCATGAAAACCTCTTCAAAAAGAACATCATCGTTTAG
- a CDS encoding zinc ribbon domain-containing protein, whose amino-acid sequence MAFETKEEVFERVIRQKRPLCKYCHQEMSLWEAPEILIDDGLGWGSPYMFVCFNDACRLYVEGWDNIRENYGRTASYRCICYPGTETYECMSVYGPQGGRGQIIDEAALERQKEIEVQIERGLARIDDCAAAGDGETILGILLDAVEPMRVRMSAAAVIGDLAGIDAIEPLRNRKFGNAVLQKRVTAAIDKIHEHHFTRECPFCAEIIKKRAVVCKHCGRDLTA is encoded by the coding sequence ATGGCCTTTGAAACCAAGGAGGAAGTTTTCGAGCGGGTGATCCGCCAGAAACGGCCTCTCTGCAAATACTGTCATCAGGAGATGAGCCTGTGGGAGGCACCGGAAATCCTTATCGACGACGGTCTGGGATGGGGTTCCCCCTACATGTTCGTCTGCTTCAACGACGCGTGCCGGCTCTATGTCGAGGGATGGGACAACATCCGCGAAAATTACGGTCGGACGGCCTCCTATCGCTGCATCTGTTATCCGGGAACCGAGACTTATGAGTGCATGTCCGTCTACGGTCCCCAGGGCGGTCGCGGTCAGATTATCGACGAGGCGGCCCTGGAAAGGCAGAAGGAGATCGAGGTCCAGATCGAGAGGGGCCTTGCCCGCATCGACGACTGTGCCGCCGCGGGGGACGGGGAGACGATCCTGGGTATCCTGCTGGACGCCGTGGAGCCGATGCGTGTCCGGATGAGTGCGGCCGCGGTCATCGGAGACCTGGCCGGCATCGATGCCATCGAACCCCTGAGAAACCGGAAATTCGGGAACGCTGTTCTTCAGAAGCGCGTGACGGCGGCCATCGACAAAATCCATGAACACCACTTCACCCGTGAATGCCCTTTTTGCGCCGAAATCATAAAGAAGCGCGCTGTCGTCTGCAAGCACTGCGGCCGGGACCTTACGGCCTAG
- a CDS encoding DMT family transporter encodes MFKIYLKLLLTAFFWGGTFVAGRMLSGRISPCSVAFLRFTVAAIVLLLLTWRIEGRLPMVERRQILPLFLLGMTGVFSYNIFFFKGLELISAGRAALIIALNPIFITICAAMFFRERLSPLKVIGILLSVAGAMIVVSRGNPAALLTAGLGLGEVYILGCVLSWVAFSIIGKMILSGVTPLVSVTYSAAVGAAALFVPAYFEGVTRHLPEYTAVVWFNVIYLGVFGTVIGFIWYYEGIKAIGPTRAGLFINFVPVSAIILAFFILGEPATLSLLVGAVLVIGGVYLTHAGRPARRPAPVSS; translated from the coding sequence ATGTTCAAAATTTATCTGAAGCTGCTGTTGACGGCGTTTTTCTGGGGAGGAACCTTTGTGGCCGGTCGGATGCTTTCCGGCCGCATTTCTCCCTGCTCCGTCGCTTTTCTTCGCTTTACCGTGGCCGCCATCGTTCTCCTCCTGCTGACCTGGCGGATTGAGGGGCGGCTGCCCATGGTGGAGCGGCGCCAGATTCTGCCGCTGTTCCTGCTGGGAATGACCGGCGTCTTCTCCTATAACATTTTTTTCTTCAAGGGGCTCGAGCTCATCAGCGCCGGTCGCGCCGCCCTCATCATCGCGTTGAACCCCATATTCATTACGATATGCGCGGCCATGTTTTTCAGGGAACGATTGTCCCCCCTCAAGGTGATCGGCATCCTCCTTTCGGTCGCCGGCGCCATGATCGTGGTCTCCCGGGGAAATCCCGCGGCGCTCCTGACGGCAGGCCTCGGCCTGGGCGAGGTCTATATCCTGGGCTGCGTATTGAGCTGGGTCGCCTTTTCCATCATCGGCAAAATGATCCTCTCCGGCGTGACGCCCCTCGTATCGGTGACTTACTCCGCCGCCGTGGGTGCCGCGGCCCTCTTCGTTCCCGCCTATTTCGAGGGGGTGACCCGCCATCTCCCGGAATACACCGCGGTTGTCTGGTTCAACGTGATCTACCTGGGCGTCTTCGGCACCGTAATCGGCTTTATCTGGTACTATGAGGGGATCAAGGCCATCGGACCCACCCGGGCCGGTCTGTTTATCAACTTCGTGCCGGTCAGCGCCATCATTCTGGCCTTTTTTATCCTGGGCGAACCCGCGACCCTGTCTCTTCTCGTGGGGGCGGTCCTCGTCATCGGCGGTGTTTACCTGACACACGCGGGGCGGCCGGCAAGACGGCCGGCGCCCGTCTCCTCCTGA
- the cobD gene encoding threonine-phosphate decarboxylase CobD, whose amino-acid sequence MINGHGGNIYQLATELGCRPSDIADMSSNVNPFGPPPGLTDHLRERLQVITALPEAAAESAVRAFAARFGIQSARVVPGNGTTQLIHTLPLALKSRRVMIAAPTYADYADACRMHEVSFGHVVADASRRFAPDMGALSDAARRADTMFICNPNNPTGSLIPGDEIVDLCRRHPAVRFVIDESYLPFATGGEAHSLIRSDLPNVMVLHSMSKIFRVPGLRIGFLAAPPDVAESMKRYYLPWSVNSLAHLAVTYLMARRDEIDPFIEKSRQLLDRERREMTDRLGRHRNIEVFPSCTSFLLARLSEGRTAEAVCSALARERILIRNCGNFEGLSERFIRISLKTPEINRLLVEKLIPLL is encoded by the coding sequence ATGATCAACGGGCACGGCGGAAACATCTACCAGCTGGCGACGGAGTTGGGTTGCCGGCCCTCGGATATCGCCGACATGAGCAGCAACGTCAATCCCTTCGGCCCGCCCCCGGGCCTGACAGACCACCTGCGGGAGCGCCTCCAGGTCATCACCGCCCTGCCGGAGGCGGCAGCGGAATCCGCCGTCCGGGCTTTTGCCGCCCGGTTCGGCATCCAATCCGCGCGGGTCGTGCCCGGCAACGGCACCACCCAGCTGATCCACACCCTCCCCCTGGCCCTCAAAAGCCGACGGGTCATGATCGCGGCCCCCACCTATGCCGATTATGCCGACGCCTGCAGGATGCACGAGGTCTCCTTCGGCCATGTCGTCGCCGATGCCTCACGGCGGTTCGCACCCGACATGGGGGCGCTTTCCGATGCCGCCCGTCGGGCAGACACGATGTTCATCTGCAACCCCAACAACCCCACCGGTAGCCTGATACCGGGAGACGAGATCGTCGACCTGTGCCGGCGGCATCCCGCCGTCCGGTTCGTCATCGACGAGTCCTACCTTCCCTTCGCGACCGGGGGCGAAGCCCATAGCCTCATTCGTTCCGATCTTCCCAATGTCATGGTGCTCCACTCCATGTCCAAAATCTTTCGCGTCCCCGGCCTGAGAATCGGTTTTCTGGCGGCTCCCCCCGATGTCGCGGAAAGCATGAAGCGGTATTACCTGCCCTGGAGCGTCAACAGCCTGGCCCACCTGGCCGTGACATACCTGATGGCGCGTCGGGACGAGATCGACCCCTTCATCGAAAAAAGCCGGCAACTTCTGGATCGGGAGCGTCGGGAGATGACGGATCGGCTCGGGCGACACCGGAACATAGAGGTGTTTCCCAGCTGCACGTCGTTCCTGCTCGCGCGCCTCTCGGAAGGCCGCACGGCGGAAGCGGTTTGCAGCGCCCTTGCCCGGGAGCGGATCCTCATCCGGAACTGCGGCAACTTCGAGGGGCTTTCGGAACGGTTCATCCGCATCTCTCTCAAGACGCCGGAGATCAACCGGTTGCTGGTGGAAAAACTGATCCCCCTGCTCTGA
- the cobS gene encoding adenosylcobinamide-GDP ribazoletransferase, with amino-acid sequence MKNLISAIQFITRLPVGRPGTFEPVGMIPFFPIVGLLIGALLAAFDHAASQLWSRNMTAILDGVFLIWITGAFHIDGLGDTADGLYGNRPRDKALRIMKDSRIGAMALVTVISALAVKWGAIADLDRHRALFLLIIPAYARGSMLFGFRFLSYGRPDGGTGHALFRKPLTFGDFWGLSIPIGLSALAGFQGLAVTVVFIAVVVAVLQFYRRRMGCITGDMLGAMTEIMEAALFAAAAAGGAL; translated from the coding sequence ATGAAAAACCTCATATCCGCCATCCAATTCATCACACGGCTCCCCGTCGGGAGGCCAGGAACCTTCGAACCCGTCGGCATGATCCCGTTCTTTCCGATAGTGGGCCTTCTCATCGGGGCACTCCTGGCCGCCTTTGATCACGCCGCCTCACAGCTCTGGTCCCGAAACATGACCGCGATCCTGGACGGCGTATTCCTGATCTGGATCACCGGCGCCTTCCACATCGACGGCCTGGGCGACACGGCCGACGGGCTCTACGGCAACCGCCCCCGGGACAAAGCCCTCCGGATCATGAAAGACAGCCGCATCGGCGCCATGGCCCTCGTCACCGTGATCTCGGCCCTGGCGGTCAAATGGGGCGCCATTGCCGACCTGGATCGCCACAGGGCACTCTTCCTTCTCATTATCCCTGCCTATGCCCGAGGCAGTATGCTGTTCGGTTTTCGGTTCCTGTCCTATGGCAGGCCGGATGGGGGTACCGGTCATGCCCTGTTCCGGAAACCGCTCACCTTTGGAGATTTCTGGGGCCTGTCCATCCCCATCGGACTCTCGGCTCTTGCCGGTTTCCAGGGGCTTGCGGTGACGGTTGTTTTCATCGCGGTGGTCGTCGCCGTCCTGCAATTCTACCGGCGACGCATGGGATGCATTACGGGAGACATGCTGGGCGCCATGACGGAAATTATGGAGGCGGCGCTCTTTGCAGCGGCCGCGGCGGGAGGTGCGTTATGA
- the cobU gene encoding bifunctional adenosylcobinamide kinase/adenosylcobinamide-phosphate guanylyltransferase, translated as MKKITFVVGGCRSGKSRHAQNLAEAAAQTRRIYIATCIPYDDEMKDRIIRHQNDRDRSWHTVEAPVALPEAVADAGKTANVVLVDCLTLWTTNLLLTPETSDRIDRYVRDLTDALDDASCPLILVSNEVGAGIVPENPLARRFRDVMGIVNQRVAACADEVVWTVAGIPVIIKKAESAMP; from the coding sequence TTGAAAAAAATCACCTTCGTTGTGGGCGGATGTCGAAGCGGCAAAAGTCGCCATGCCCAGAATCTGGCCGAGGCGGCGGCGCAGACCCGGAGGATCTACATTGCCACCTGCATCCCTTACGACGATGAAATGAAAGACCGGATCATACGGCACCAGAACGACCGGGATCGAAGCTGGCATACGGTCGAAGCCCCCGTCGCGCTGCCAGAGGCCGTTGCCGACGCCGGAAAGACGGCGAACGTCGTTCTGGTGGACTGCCTGACCTTGTGGACCACAAATCTGTTGCTGACCCCGGAGACATCCGATCGGATCGACCGATATGTCCGGGATCTGACGGATGCTCTCGATGATGCGTCCTGCCCTCTCATTCTGGTCTCCAACGAGGTGGGCGCCGGCATCGTCCCGGAAAATCCTCTGGCTCGGCGATTCCGTGACGTCATGGGAATCGTGAACCAACGCGTCGCGGCCTGCGCGGACGAGGTTGTCTGGACGGTGGCGGGCATCCCCGTGATCATCAAAAAAGCGGAATCCGCCATGCCTTGA
- a CDS encoding ATP synthase F0 subunit B: MKNKWKFLSLWIVVLAGTAACLHLFGGDAFAEEGNGNWRKTYDMVMLWVNFGILSFVVVKFGKKPLMGFLRMRRDEIAAEIKDLENEKALVTEKINEARKAMVASDVRFAELKETIVRMGEKRRQDLIADAERESEFMMSLAEQKVGGYILAAKKTFKDRLVDAAINLAMTRLPDHMTEADRQDMFESYVSSIERKIG, translated from the coding sequence ATGAAAAACAAGTGGAAATTTCTGAGCCTGTGGATTGTTGTCCTTGCCGGTACGGCGGCATGCCTTCACCTGTTCGGAGGTGATGCATTCGCCGAGGAGGGAAACGGGAATTGGCGCAAGACCTATGATATGGTGATGCTCTGGGTCAACTTCGGCATCCTCTCCTTTGTCGTGGTGAAGTTCGGCAAAAAGCCGCTGATGGGATTTCTGAGGATGCGCCGGGATGAAATCGCGGCGGAAATCAAGGACCTGGAAAATGAAAAAGCCCTGGTCACCGAAAAAATCAACGAGGCCCGCAAAGCCATGGTGGCGAGCGATGTCCGCTTTGCCGAGCTGAAGGAAACGATCGTCCGCATGGGCGAAAAGCGACGGCAGGATTTGATCGCCGACGCCGAGCGGGAAAGCGAATTCATGATGTCTCTGGCCGAGCAGAAGGTCGGCGGTTATATCCTGGCGGCGAAAAAAACATTTAAGGACAGGCTGGTGGATGCAGCGATCAACCTCGCCATGACCCGCCTTCCGGATCACATGACCGAAGCGGATCGGCAAGACATGTTCGAGAGCTACGTTTCCTCGATCGAACGAAAGATCGGATAG
- a CDS encoding ATP synthase F0 subunit B, translating to MQIVSNIALISINETLFAQLISFLIFLFIINRIMFRPLKTTMTERDDFIQGLDQGIKDTENEVENILTDLRQREKVVKIEAYNISAKLEHEGSETAESIHRKAVSAIAELRHKTEKQVDVQLKEAQKHLEAESEHLAVHIMEKVLNRRLSS from the coding sequence ATGCAAATCGTCAGCAATATAGCTTTAATCAGCATCAATGAAACTCTGTTCGCCCAGTTGATCTCGTTTCTGATCTTCCTGTTCATTATCAACCGCATCATGTTCCGGCCGCTGAAAACGACCATGACCGAGCGGGACGACTTCATCCAGGGCCTCGACCAGGGGATCAAGGATACGGAAAATGAGGTGGAGAACATCCTGACGGATCTGAGACAACGGGAGAAAGTCGTCAAGATAGAGGCGTACAACATCAGCGCGAAGTTAGAGCACGAAGGCAGTGAAACGGCCGAAAGCATTCACCGAAAGGCTGTTTCAGCCATTGCTGAACTGAGGCATAAAACGGAGAAGCAAGTCGACGTGCAGCTCAAGGAAGCCCAAAAGCACCTTGAGGCCGAATCGGAGCATCTGGCCGTCCATATCATGGAAAAGGTGCTGAACCGGAGATTATCTTCATGA